From the genome of Streptomyces sp. NBC_01260, one region includes:
- a CDS encoding (deoxy)nucleoside triphosphate pyrophosphohydrolase, producing the protein MSDRVVVAGAVYDGGRLLAARRSAPPELAGRWELPGGKVEPGESGEQALVRELREELGIETEPLERIPGEWPLKPGYVLRVWTARLLSGVPAPLQDHDELRWLGPGESDTVDWLEQDRPAVAEAVRRLPGGAHR; encoded by the coding sequence ATGAGTGATCGCGTGGTGGTGGCCGGAGCTGTCTACGACGGGGGGCGGCTGCTCGCCGCGCGCCGTAGCGCCCCGCCCGAGCTGGCCGGCCGGTGGGAACTGCCCGGTGGCAAGGTGGAGCCGGGGGAGAGCGGCGAGCAGGCGCTCGTGCGCGAACTCCGCGAGGAGCTCGGCATCGAGACGGAACCACTGGAGCGCATCCCCGGTGAGTGGCCGCTGAAGCCCGGCTATGTACTCCGGGTGTGGACGGCCCGTCTGCTGTCCGGCGTGCCCGCGCCGCTTCAGGACCACGACGAGCTGCGCTGGCTCGGCCCCGGTGAGAGCGACACCGTCGACTGGCTGGAGCAGGACCGGCCCGCGGTCGCAGAAGCCGTGCGGCGACTGCCCGGCGGCGCACACCGCTGA
- a CDS encoding threonine synthase, translating into MLAAMATAYRCPQDGTRADVSSLTWCCPVCRGPWDLDFEIAGPVRPGALSGRVNSLWRYEEVLPLGSPTTTLGEGRTPLVPLTGTVSAKLDFLMPTLSFKDRGAVMLAELARRLSPERVVADSSGNAGTAVAAYCARAGLPCTVYVPEGTSPKKTEQIRAHGARLEIVPGDRESTARAARAAADAPGTFYASHVFNPYFLHGTKTYVYELWEDLGGRLPDAIAVPVGNGTLLLGAALAIAELRAQGLIDIGPALIAVQAEAVSPLAAAFHAGADSLPDTLPGAVSPTLAEGIAIPRPPRARAILAAVRESGGTFLTVTEDQIRRAQLDLAARGFYVETTGVACWAAVGGWTDRSVVVPLCGAGLKTGLAA; encoded by the coding sequence ATGCTGGCTGCCATGGCCACCGCATACCGCTGCCCGCAGGACGGAACCCGTGCCGACGTCTCCTCGCTGACCTGGTGCTGTCCGGTCTGCCGCGGCCCCTGGGACCTCGACTTCGAGATCGCGGGCCCCGTCCGTCCCGGCGCCCTGTCCGGCCGGGTCAACTCCCTCTGGCGCTACGAGGAGGTGCTGCCGCTCGGGTCTCCCACGACCACCCTGGGCGAGGGCCGCACCCCGCTCGTACCGCTCACCGGTACGGTCTCGGCCAAACTCGACTTCCTCATGCCGACGCTCTCCTTCAAGGACCGCGGCGCGGTGATGCTCGCCGAACTGGCCCGCCGCCTCTCCCCCGAGCGCGTCGTGGCGGACAGCAGCGGCAACGCGGGCACCGCCGTCGCGGCCTACTGCGCCCGCGCCGGGCTGCCCTGCACGGTGTACGTCCCCGAGGGCACGTCCCCGAAGAAGACCGAGCAGATCCGGGCCCATGGAGCCCGGCTGGAAATCGTCCCCGGAGACCGCGAGTCGACCGCCCGGGCCGCCCGGGCCGCCGCCGACGCACCCGGCACCTTCTACGCCTCGCACGTCTTCAACCCGTACTTCCTGCACGGTACGAAGACCTACGTGTACGAGCTGTGGGAGGACCTCGGCGGCAGGCTCCCCGACGCGATCGCCGTACCGGTCGGCAACGGCACCCTGCTCCTCGGCGCGGCGCTGGCCATCGCGGAGCTTCGCGCCCAGGGCCTGATCGACATCGGTCCGGCCCTGATCGCCGTGCAGGCCGAGGCCGTCTCCCCGCTGGCCGCCGCCTTCCACGCCGGGGCGGACTCTCTCCCCGACACCTTGCCGGGCGCCGTCTCCCCCACCCTCGCCGAGGGCATCGCCATCCCGCGTCCGCCGCGGGCCCGGGCGATCCTGGCGGCGGTGCGTGAATCGGGCGGCACCTTCCTGACCGTGACCGAGGATCAGATTCGCCGCGCGCAGCTGGATCTGGCCGCCCGCGGCTTCTACGTGGAGACGACAGGGGTCGCCTGCTGGGCCGCGGTCGGTGGCTGGACGGACCGCAGTGTCGTCGTACCGCTGTGCGGGGCGGGCCTCAAGACGGGTCTCGCGGCCTGA
- a CDS encoding SPOR domain-containing protein, whose amino-acid sequence MSDSGAMLPWSVIRQDDNGNRYRVGRYATQDEAQRTADKLDERGHKQLYWVERVGQSARP is encoded by the coding sequence ATGAGCGACAGCGGTGCCATGCTTCCTTGGTCGGTGATACGGCAGGACGACAACGGCAACCGCTACCGCGTGGGCAGGTACGCCACGCAGGACGAGGCGCAGCGGACCGCCGACAAGCTCGATGAGCGCGGCCACAAGCAGCTCTACTGGGTCGAGCGCGTCGGGCAGAGCGCGCGGCCGTAG
- a CDS encoding PspA/IM30 family protein: MTKQTILGRVTQLAKANINALLDQAEDPQKVLDQLIRDYTSNISEAEQAVAATIGNLRLMEQDHREDVGAAGEWGEKALAASRKADELRAGGSAADADKFDNLAKVALGRQLQSEKEAKTAEPTIASQSEVVDKLKSGLDQMKAKLAELRSKRDELVARAESARAQNQMMDSVKNIDVLDPTSEISRFEDKVRREEAKAVGKQELAASSLDAQFEQLDTLGASAEVEARLAALKTAS, translated from the coding sequence ATGACCAAGCAGACCATCCTCGGACGCGTCACCCAGCTGGCGAAGGCCAACATCAACGCGCTGCTCGACCAGGCCGAGGATCCTCAGAAGGTGCTGGACCAGCTGATCCGCGACTACACGTCCAACATCTCGGAGGCCGAACAGGCCGTGGCCGCCACGATCGGCAATCTGCGGCTGATGGAGCAGGACCACCGGGAGGATGTCGGGGCCGCCGGGGAGTGGGGCGAGAAGGCGCTCGCGGCCAGCCGCAAGGCGGATGAACTGCGGGCGGGCGGATCGGCGGCCGATGCCGACAAGTTCGACAACCTGGCCAAGGTCGCGCTCGGCCGGCAGCTCCAGTCGGAGAAGGAGGCGAAGACCGCGGAGCCCACCATCGCCTCGCAGTCGGAGGTGGTGGACAAGCTCAAGTCCGGCCTGGACCAGATGAAGGCCAAGCTGGCGGAGCTGAGGTCCAAGCGGGACGAGCTGGTCGCACGGGCCGAGTCCGCCCGGGCGCAGAACCAGATGATGGACTCCGTCAAGAACATCGACGTCCTCGACCCGACCAGTGAGATCAGCCGGTTCGAGGACAAGGTGCGGCGCGAGGAGGCGAAGGCGGTGGGCAAGCAGGAGCTTGCCGCGTCGTCCCTGGACGCCCAGTTCGAGCAGTTGGACACGCTGGGGGCCAGCGCCGAGGTCGAGGCGCGTCTCGCGGCCCTGAAGACGGCCTCATGA
- a CDS encoding GntR family transcriptional regulator yields the protein MTFGEQPAYLRVAGDLREKIVNGSLPPHTRLPSQARIREEYGVSDTVALEARKVLMAEGLVEGRSGSGTYVRERPVPRRIARSGFRSETGASPFRQEQTAEGARGTWESRSEQEGASPEIAERLGIEPGDRVMRTRYVFREAGEPMMLSTSWEPLAVTGRTPVMLPEEGPLGGCGVVERMAAIDVVVDNVAEQVGARPGLAEELLALGGVPGHVVMVIERTYYASGRPVETADVVVPADRYRIAYHLPVR from the coding sequence GTGACTTTCGGTGAGCAGCCCGCCTATCTGCGCGTTGCGGGCGATCTGAGAGAGAAGATCGTCAACGGTTCGCTGCCGCCGCATACGCGCCTGCCGTCGCAGGCGCGCATCCGGGAGGAGTACGGGGTCTCTGACACCGTCGCGCTGGAAGCGCGCAAGGTGCTGATGGCCGAGGGGCTGGTGGAAGGCCGGTCCGGCTCCGGTACGTATGTGCGCGAGCGCCCGGTCCCGCGCCGGATCGCCCGCTCCGGCTTCCGGTCGGAGACCGGTGCCAGCCCGTTCCGGCAGGAGCAGACGGCGGAGGGGGCGCGGGGGACCTGGGAGTCCCGGAGCGAACAGGAGGGGGCGAGTCCGGAGATCGCCGAACGGCTCGGGATCGAGCCGGGCGACCGCGTGATGCGCACGCGCTACGTGTTCCGGGAGGCGGGTGAGCCGATGATGCTCTCGACCTCCTGGGAACCCCTCGCGGTCACGGGGCGTACGCCGGTGATGCTGCCGGAGGAGGGCCCGCTGGGCGGCTGTGGGGTGGTCGAGCGGATGGCCGCGATCGATGTGGTCGTGGACAACGTGGCCGAGCAGGTCGGTGCGCGCCCGGGGCTGGCGGAGGAGCTCCTGGCGCTCGGCGGAGTGCCGGGTCATGTCGTGATGGTGATCGAGCGTACGTACTACGCGTCGGGGCGGCCGGTGGAGACCGCCGACGTGGTGGTGCCGGCTGATCGCTACCGGATCGCCTACCACCTGCCCGTCAGATGA
- a CDS encoding DMT family transporter: MEATLRWVLITAIAPVAWGTNYYVTHACLPAETPLYGAAIRALPAGLLLLAVRRERPRGSWWWKAAVLGVLNMGGFFALVYVAAQLLPTSTASTVMAASPVAMMLIAWALVAERPGLLPLLGAAAGIAGVCLMLLTGSVSVDARGVLASVAAMLMSSLGYVLTKRWGAGADVLASTSWQLIAGGLLLLPLAVVVEGAPPALDGPAVLGFGYVTVVATAVAFAAWFTGLRHLPAATVGLVGLLNPVTGVLLGTLIAGEPFTLRQMCGLVLVLGGILLGRPAARRSAGRTDRGRPADRRPAVDRTPVAGECPTGAGCHSGPGGAPGSSTAG; this comes from the coding sequence ATGGAAGCTACATTGCGGTGGGTGCTGATCACGGCGATCGCACCGGTGGCCTGGGGTACGAACTACTACGTCACCCACGCCTGTCTGCCCGCCGAGACCCCGCTGTACGGGGCCGCGATCAGGGCCCTGCCCGCCGGACTGCTGCTCCTGGCCGTCCGGCGGGAACGGCCCCGCGGCTCCTGGTGGTGGAAGGCCGCGGTTCTCGGTGTCCTCAACATGGGCGGGTTCTTCGCCCTCGTGTACGTCGCCGCGCAACTGCTCCCGACCAGCACCGCCTCGACGGTCATGGCGGCCTCGCCGGTGGCCATGATGCTGATCGCCTGGGCACTGGTCGCGGAACGGCCGGGCCTGCTGCCCCTGCTGGGTGCCGCCGCGGGCATCGCCGGGGTGTGCCTCATGCTGCTGACCGGTTCGGTCTCCGTCGACGCCCGCGGGGTGCTGGCCTCCGTCGCCGCCATGCTGATGTCGTCCCTCGGCTACGTCCTCACCAAGCGCTGGGGTGCCGGTGCCGACGTCCTCGCCTCGACCTCCTGGCAGTTGATCGCCGGTGGCCTTCTGCTGCTGCCCCTTGCCGTCGTGGTGGAGGGCGCGCCGCCCGCACTCGACGGGCCTGCCGTCCTGGGGTTCGGCTACGTCACCGTGGTGGCTACCGCGGTCGCGTTCGCCGCCTGGTTCACGGGGCTGCGCCATCTGCCCGCCGCGACCGTCGGTCTGGTCGGACTGCTCAACCCGGTGACCGGAGTGCTGCTCGGCACCCTGATCGCCGGGGAGCCGTTCACCCTCAGGCAGATGTGCGGGCTCGTCCTGGTGCTGGGCGGAATCCTCCTCGGCCGGCCGGCGGCCCGCCGGTCGGCCGGGCGTACGGATCGGGGCCGGCCGGCAGACCGGCGCCCGGCCGTGGACCGTACGCCGGTGGCCGGGGAGTGCCCCACCGGGGCCGGGTGCCACTCCGGCCCCGGTGGGGCGCCCGGATCGTCTACGGCTGGGTGA
- a CDS encoding purine-cytosine permease family protein has protein sequence MTDTAIPETVGPPAAAAAPGGPEAAAGAQPPRRSYAKLAADESREDYSLRYAPHSYRRWSPAVVAGTALGGIAYLADFAIGASIVFTYGFTSGFASILAAATIIFLTGVPIARACAKYGLDMDLVTRGAGFGYFGSTLTSLIYASFTFIFFALEGSIMAQAMHQAVGLPVEAGYLITTLIVIPIVFRGMGALAKVQAWTQPVWIIGMVLPFVVLAFEAPDAWGAFASFGGTEGAGPGFSWIGFGLGTGVALSLIAQIGEQADYLRFMPAKTQANKRRWNIAVLAAGPGWVIIGAAKQLGGALLAFAALEAVGKTHALEPIAPQIEALKPWLGSFALPAAALFVIVSQIKINVTNAYSGSLSWSNFFSRITHRHPGRVWYIFLNLVIALTLMEMNMFAALNKLLGFYSNVGIAWIAAVAADLVINKRVGLSPPYIEFKRAYLYAVNPAGFGSMVIASTVSILAFFGLFGRYAEAFSTFIAAGLSLTLCPLIAWATKGRYYLARPNPVNGPGAEVADITATHTCSVCDTAYELPDIADCPVRSGPICSLCCSLDAECGDICRKEPADGPLPMPMPMLREGAREG, from the coding sequence ATGACGGACACAGCCATACCCGAGACGGTCGGGCCTCCTGCGGCGGCTGCTGCCCCAGGAGGCCCGGAGGCCGCGGCCGGCGCCCAGCCGCCCAGGCGCAGTTATGCGAAGCTCGCCGCCGACGAGAGTCGTGAGGACTACTCCCTCCGCTATGCACCGCACTCGTATCGGCGCTGGTCGCCCGCCGTGGTCGCGGGCACCGCGCTCGGCGGGATCGCCTATCTGGCCGACTTCGCGATCGGCGCCTCGATCGTCTTTACCTACGGTTTCACCAGCGGGTTCGCCTCGATCCTGGCGGCGGCGACGATCATCTTCCTCACCGGCGTCCCCATCGCCCGGGCCTGCGCGAAGTACGGCCTGGACATGGACCTGGTCACCCGAGGCGCCGGATTCGGCTACTTCGGTTCGACGCTGACCTCGCTGATCTACGCGTCGTTCACCTTCATCTTCTTCGCCCTCGAAGGCTCGATCATGGCGCAGGCCATGCATCAGGCCGTCGGCCTGCCGGTCGAGGCGGGCTATCTGATCACCACCCTGATCGTCATCCCGATCGTCTTCCGGGGGATGGGCGCCCTCGCCAAGGTCCAGGCGTGGACTCAGCCGGTCTGGATCATCGGCATGGTGCTGCCGTTCGTGGTCCTCGCCTTCGAAGCGCCCGACGCCTGGGGCGCGTTCGCCTCCTTCGGCGGTACGGAGGGGGCGGGACCGGGCTTCTCCTGGATCGGGTTCGGTCTCGGCACGGGCGTGGCGCTCTCGCTCATCGCCCAGATCGGTGAGCAGGCCGACTACCTGCGCTTCATGCCGGCGAAGACGCAGGCCAACAAGCGCCGCTGGAACATCGCGGTCCTCGCCGCCGGTCCCGGCTGGGTGATCATCGGCGCGGCCAAGCAGCTCGGCGGTGCGCTGCTCGCCTTCGCCGCCCTCGAAGCGGTCGGCAAGACGCACGCGCTGGAGCCGATCGCGCCGCAGATCGAGGCGCTGAAGCCCTGGCTCGGCTCGTTCGCGCTGCCCGCCGCCGCGCTCTTCGTGATCGTGTCGCAGATCAAGATCAATGTGACCAACGCCTACAGCGGCTCGCTGTCCTGGTCGAACTTCTTCTCCCGGATCACGCACCGTCATCCCGGCCGGGTCTGGTACATCTTCCTCAATCTCGTCATCGCGCTGACGCTGATGGAGATGAACATGTTCGCGGCCCTCAACAAGCTGCTGGGCTTCTACTCGAACGTCGGCATCGCCTGGATCGCCGCGGTCGCGGCCGACCTGGTCATCAACAAGCGGGTCGGGCTGAGCCCTCCGTACATCGAGTTCAAACGGGCCTACCTGTACGCGGTGAATCCGGCGGGATTCGGCTCGATGGTGATTGCCTCAACCGTCTCGATCCTCGCCTTCTTCGGGCTGTTCGGCAGGTATGCGGAGGCCTTCTCCACCTTCATCGCGGCCGGCCTCTCGCTGACCCTCTGTCCGCTGATCGCCTGGGCGACCAAGGGCAGGTACTACCTGGCCCGGCCCAATCCGGTGAACGGTCCAGGAGCCGAGGTCGCGGACATCACCGCCACCCACACCTGCTCGGTCTGCGACACGGCCTACGAGCTCCCGGACATCGCCGACTGCCCCGTGCGGTCCGGGCCGATCTGCTCGCTCTGCTGCTCGTTGGACGCGGAGTGCGGGGACATCTGCCGCAAGGAACCGGCCGACGGCCCGCTTCCCATGCCGATGCCGATGCTGCGCGAGGGTGCGAGAGAGGGATAA
- a CDS encoding glycoside hydrolase family 18 protein, which yields MRRRTLSGLALAACAFSLAAAVTPTANASAGHGTDQSTRHTKDGGSSGHHASAPAYKRVGYFTQWGVYGRDFQVKDLETSGTAAKLTHLNYSFGNVSADGKCFTGNVPGEADAWADYVRPLDAAGSVDGVADTDDQALAGNFNQLRELKAKHPGLKVMISLGGWSWSTHFSDAARTAASRKALVSSCIDLYIKGNLPVDGTRGGRGAAAGLFDGVDIDWEWPGSAGDTDTVYRPEDKRNLTALVHEFRTQLDACAKSAAAPRKGRNGQEGPGVHRGGSHGSKPRHYDLSAFVPASPEKIDAGFDVPRVMRDFDFVNLQGYDFHVSGEKTTAQQSALYAKGDFSVDRTVRDWLKRGAPARKLVMGMPFYGQGWTGVTGGGDGLGRPAAAPAPATWAAGYEDYKVLKKLAESGTYKVHRNVRDGSAWLFDGTTLWTYDDPQVLRAKTGYIRDHRLGGAMFWSLDGDTDDGELMTAVDRGLSGR from the coding sequence ATGCGTCGAAGAACCCTGTCCGGTCTGGCACTTGCCGCCTGCGCCTTCTCGCTGGCAGCCGCCGTCACCCCCACCGCCAACGCCTCCGCCGGGCACGGCACGGACCAGAGCACACGTCACACCAAGGACGGCGGGAGCAGCGGTCACCACGCCTCCGCTCCCGCCTACAAGCGCGTCGGCTACTTCACCCAATGGGGCGTCTACGGACGCGACTTCCAGGTCAAGGACCTGGAGACGAGCGGCACGGCGGCCAAGCTCACCCACCTCAACTACTCCTTCGGCAACGTCAGCGCCGACGGCAAGTGCTTCACCGGCAATGTGCCCGGCGAGGCCGACGCCTGGGCGGACTACGTCCGTCCGCTGGACGCCGCAGGCTCGGTGGACGGCGTCGCCGACACCGACGACCAGGCCCTCGCGGGCAACTTCAACCAGCTGCGCGAGCTCAAGGCCAAGCATCCCGGTCTCAAGGTGATGATCTCGCTGGGCGGCTGGAGCTGGTCCACGCACTTCTCGGACGCGGCCCGAACCGCCGCCTCCCGCAAGGCGTTGGTCTCCTCCTGCATCGACCTGTACATCAAGGGCAACCTTCCGGTGGACGGGACCAGGGGCGGCCGAGGTGCCGCGGCCGGCCTCTTCGACGGAGTCGACATCGACTGGGAATGGCCGGGATCCGCCGGTGACACCGACACGGTGTACCGACCCGAGGACAAGCGGAACCTCACCGCCCTGGTGCACGAGTTCCGCACCCAGCTCGACGCCTGCGCGAAGAGCGCCGCCGCACCGCGGAAGGGACGGAACGGGCAGGAGGGCCCAGGCGTCCACAGAGGCGGGAGCCACGGCTCGAAGCCCAGGCACTACGACCTCTCGGCGTTCGTCCCCGCGTCCCCCGAGAAGATCGACGCGGGCTTCGACGTCCCCCGCGTCATGCGGGACTTCGACTTCGTGAACCTCCAGGGTTACGACTTCCACGTCTCGGGCGAGAAGACCACCGCCCAGCAGTCCGCGCTCTACGCGAAGGGCGACTTCAGCGTCGACCGGACCGTGCGCGACTGGCTGAAACGCGGCGCCCCGGCCCGCAAGCTGGTGATGGGCATGCCGTTCTACGGTCAGGGCTGGACCGGTGTGACGGGCGGCGGCGACGGCCTGGGCCGGCCCGCCGCAGCGCCCGCCCCCGCCACCTGGGCCGCCGGTTACGAGGACTACAAGGTCCTCAAGAAGCTGGCCGAATCCGGTACGTACAAGGTCCACCGCAACGTCCGGGACGGCAGCGCCTGGCTGTTCGACGGCACCACCCTGTGGACGTACGACGACCCGCAGGTCCTGCGCGCCAAGACCGGATACATCCGCGACCACCGGCTGGGCGGTGCGATGTTCTGGTCGCTGGACGGGGACACGGACGACGGCGAGCTGATGACCGCCGTCGACCGCGGGCTCTCCGGGCGGTAG
- a CDS encoding ATP-binding protein, translated as MIGVIDTEGDCAEWSFPAVPGAVRTARHAVHEALRGWELDTAVGDVAVLLVSELVTNSMRYASGPIDVRLVRPHPDGDGSPAHPGLLVEVSDPLPDPPTERTAGPDDEGGRGLQLVARSARRWGIRRGKSGKTVWFELALPG; from the coding sequence GTGATCGGCGTGATCGATACCGAAGGCGACTGCGCCGAGTGGAGCTTTCCGGCTGTTCCCGGCGCCGTGCGCACGGCCCGGCACGCCGTCCACGAGGCGCTGCGCGGCTGGGAGCTCGACACGGCGGTCGGGGATGTGGCTGTACTCCTGGTCAGCGAACTGGTGACCAACTCCATGCGCTATGCCTCGGGGCCCATCGATGTGCGGCTGGTGCGCCCTCATCCCGACGGCGACGGCTCCCCCGCCCACCCCGGTCTGTTGGTGGAAGTCTCCGATCCGCTTCCGGATCCGCCCACCGAACGTACGGCGGGACCCGACGACGAAGGCGGCAGGGGACTGCAGCTCGTGGCCCGTTCCGCCCGGCGCTGGGGGATCAGGCGCGGAAAGAGTGGCAAGACGGTGTGGTTCGAGCTGGCCCTGCCTGGTTAG
- a CDS encoding SpoIIE family protein phosphatase produces MWQSSPPGSIYDYIRVASFSIGPDGLIEQWSRRAAGLFGVAAREAVGKDPVEAFMPGELRRDGHRRIGEVLDGKEWTGLVPFRMPGEDAIHGLAEIYVMPSETATGERAAVCIVVDVRALRGIETDLAASQAIFGQSPFGFVLFGTDFTVLRANQRFATVFGGRADDHRGRTVHDYLAGPEADRLAATLSRVLATGESVTDLQLIGTAPGEPESRNWSMNLYRVHSGTGRPIGIAGLATDVTRRHIAAREAASARRNLALLNEASARIGNSLDLETTARELLDVAVPGFCDLASVDLYQALLTGEEAPPGSWSPLRQEAVGGSAELRRVAFASAVSDAMPDTAPGPVGDASQTWTPPGPPALGAVHRYPFNSSCAKALRTGHVEDVPGDDRGFVQSTFAVPMVAHDTVVGLVQFSRTKGSEPFGERDRALATELAARAAVCIDNARLYRREHERALILQRSLLPPGDPEAAGLDIACRYLPGNTATEVGGDWFDVIELPGHRTALVVGDVMGRGLRAAVAMGELRTAVRTLALLDLEPAEVLSALDEVARGLGTPGGSTSSDGIGGAQWPSRAAHKSREADLSEVYLATCIYAVYDPVTRRCTFANAGHLPPVVVEPGEPALLLDVPPGMPLGVGGEPFEEVEVELREGALLALYTDGLVESRDHPLDEGLEALRGALVAPAQPLEDVCDRVLSTLDTRHGEDDIALLMARIQGLPAEAVGDWRLPRELRSVGRARELARGQLLAWDLDDLVDTTELLVSELVTNALRYGEGEIRLRLLRDRTLVCEVWDAGLVQPRRRRARDTDEGGRGLQLVGLLSAAWGSRRTPRGKTVWFELALPDGRPAAERTVEELLSMF; encoded by the coding sequence GTGTGGCAGAGCAGTCCGCCTGGCTCGATCTACGACTACATCAGGGTCGCCTCCTTCTCGATCGGCCCCGATGGTCTGATCGAGCAGTGGAGCCGCCGGGCCGCCGGCCTCTTTGGCGTTGCCGCTCGCGAGGCGGTCGGTAAGGACCCGGTCGAGGCCTTCATGCCCGGCGAACTGCGCCGGGACGGCCATCGCCGGATCGGTGAGGTGCTCGACGGCAAGGAGTGGACGGGCCTCGTCCCCTTCCGTATGCCGGGCGAGGACGCGATTCACGGGCTCGCCGAGATCTATGTGATGCCGAGTGAGACGGCGACGGGTGAACGGGCCGCGGTCTGCATCGTCGTGGATGTCCGGGCGCTGCGCGGCATCGAGACGGACCTCGCGGCCTCGCAGGCAATTTTCGGCCAATCTCCCTTCGGTTTTGTGCTGTTCGGTACCGACTTCACGGTGCTGCGGGCCAACCAGCGCTTCGCCACCGTCTTCGGCGGCCGGGCCGACGACCACCGCGGCCGCACCGTCCACGACTACCTCGCGGGCCCGGAGGCCGACCGGCTGGCCGCCACCCTCAGCCGCGTCCTGGCGACCGGCGAATCCGTCACCGACCTCCAGCTCATCGGCACCGCCCCGGGCGAACCGGAGAGCCGCAACTGGTCGATGAACCTCTACCGGGTGCACAGCGGAACGGGCCGCCCCATCGGTATCGCCGGACTGGCCACCGACGTCACCCGGCGCCATATCGCCGCCCGCGAGGCCGCCAGCGCCAGGCGCAACCTCGCTCTGCTCAACGAGGCCAGCGCGCGCATCGGCAACTCCCTCGACCTGGAGACCACCGCACGCGAACTCCTCGACGTGGCCGTACCGGGCTTCTGCGACCTCGCGTCCGTCGACCTCTACCAGGCACTGCTCACCGGTGAGGAGGCGCCGCCCGGCAGTTGGAGTCCGCTCCGTCAGGAAGCGGTCGGCGGTTCCGCCGAACTGCGCCGCGTCGCCTTCGCCAGCGCCGTGTCGGACGCCATGCCCGACACCGCACCCGGCCCCGTCGGTGACGCCTCGCAGACCTGGACGCCTCCCGGACCGCCCGCACTCGGCGCGGTGCACCGCTACCCGTTCAACTCGTCCTGCGCCAAGGCCCTGCGCACCGGCCATGTCGAGGACGTGCCGGGCGACGACCGCGGATTCGTCCAGTCCACCTTCGCCGTGCCGATGGTCGCCCACGACACCGTGGTCGGCCTGGTGCAGTTCTCCCGTACGAAGGGCAGCGAGCCCTTCGGCGAACGGGACCGGGCGCTGGCCACCGAACTCGCCGCCCGCGCCGCCGTCTGTATCGACAACGCCCGCCTCTACCGGCGCGAGCACGAGCGTGCCCTGATACTCCAGCGCAGCCTGCTGCCCCCCGGCGACCCCGAGGCCGCCGGCCTGGACATCGCCTGCCGCTATCTGCCCGGCAACACCGCGACCGAGGTGGGCGGCGACTGGTTCGACGTCATCGAGCTCCCCGGGCACCGCACCGCCCTCGTCGTCGGCGATGTGATGGGACGCGGACTGCGCGCCGCGGTGGCCATGGGGGAACTGCGCACCGCCGTAAGGACCCTGGCCCTCCTCGATCTGGAACCCGCCGAGGTCCTCTCCGCCCTCGATGAAGTCGCCCGCGGCCTCGGTACCCCCGGTGGCAGCACCTCCTCCGACGGGATCGGCGGCGCCCAGTGGCCCTCGCGGGCCGCCCACAAGTCCCGCGAGGCGGACCTCTCCGAGGTATATCTGGCGACCTGCATCTACGCCGTCTACGACCCGGTCACCCGGCGGTGCACCTTCGCCAACGCCGGCCATCTTCCCCCCGTCGTGGTCGAGCCGGGTGAACCGGCGCTGCTGCTCGACGTCCCGCCCGGGATGCCGCTCGGTGTCGGCGGCGAACCCTTCGAGGAAGTCGAGGTCGAACTCAGGGAGGGCGCCCTCCTCGCCCTCTACACCGACGGCCTCGTGGAGTCCCGTGACCATCCGCTGGACGAGGGGCTGGAAGCCCTGCGCGGCGCCCTCGTCGCACCCGCGCAGCCTCTTGAGGACGTCTGCGACCGGGTACTGAGCACCCTCGACACCCGCCACGGCGAGGACGACATCGCGCTGCTGATGGCCCGCATCCAGGGGCTGCCGGCCGAAGCCGTCGGCGACTGGCGGCTGCCCCGCGAACTCCGCTCGGTCGGCCGCGCCCGCGAGCTCGCCCGCGGCCAGCTGCTCGCCTGGGACCTCGACGATCTGGTGGACACCACCGAACTGCTCGTCAGCGAGCTGGTCACCAACGCCCTGCGGTACGGCGAGGGCGAGATCCGGCTCAGACTGCTGCGTGACCGTACCCTCGTGTGCGAGGTGTGGGACGCGGGTCTCGTCCAGCCCCGGCGACGGCGGGCACGCGACACGGACGAGGGCGGCCGCGGTCTGCAACTGGTCGGGCTGCTGAGCGCGGCCTGGGGATCGAGGCGGACGCCGCGCGGCAAGACGGTCTGGTTCGAACTGGCGCTGCCCGACGGCCGGCCGGCCGCCGAGCGCACGGTCGAGGAGCTTCTGAGCATGTTCTGA